A single genomic interval of Lepidochelys kempii isolate rLepKem1 chromosome 13, rLepKem1.hap2, whole genome shotgun sequence harbors:
- the TLDC2 gene encoding TLD domain-containing protein 2 isoform X1, translated as MSRSTVAGSEGEVLLFVLGSLISSPHGVGISPETDCLEEAQPLQCVETAEQEEPGLAGVGVTASPPEEPYQPVLNGESNILCAGQVQQLVPHLPPRVTGYPWNLLYCTARDGFSLKSMYRSMNKLSSPVLLVIRDTDRQMFGAFSSTTIRLSSCFYGTGETFLFSFSPELKVFKWTGSNTFFMKGDADLLVIGGGRPTANPSASTEPLCG; from the exons ATGTCCAGGAGCACTGTGGCTGGGTCCGAGGGGGAAGTGCTGCTCTTTGTGCTGGGGTCCCTTATCTCTTCCCCACATGGCGTGGGCATCTCCCCCGAGACTGACTGCCTGGAGGAAGCCCAGCCCCTGCAGTGTGTGGAGACTGCTGAGCAGGAGGAGCCAGGCCTGGCAGGCGTGGGGGTAACAGCATCGCCCCCAGAGGAGCCCTACCAGCCGGTGCTGAATGGAGAGAGCAACATCCTGTGTGCAGGGCAGGTCCAGCAG ctggtGCCCCACCTCCCACCGAGAGTGACCGGGTACCCTTGGAACCTGCTCTACTGCACCGCCAGGGATGGGTTTAGCCTGAAGAGCATGTACAGGAGTATGAACAAGCTGAGCTCTCCTGTGCTGCTGGTCATCCGAGACACCGACAGGCAG ATGTTTGGGGCCTTCTCCTCCACCACCATCCGACTCAGCAGCTGCTTTTATGGCACAGGGGAgacttttctcttctctttctccccAGAGCTAAAG GTGTTTAAGTGGACTGGCAGCAACACCTTCTTCATGAAAGGAGATGCAGATTTGCTAGTGATTGGCGGGGGCAG ACCGACTGCGAACCCCTCTGCCAGCACTGAACCCCTGTGTGGGTAA